CTGATGTATCATCCGAATTTTCATTCACTGGGGTTTCATCATCCGATTCTTCTGGTTCAACAGGTTCTGTCGTAATATCTGGTTCATCATTTTCTTCAACTGCATCCTCTAAATCCTCTTCATCCTCTTGCACTGTATCCTCTGAAACTGCTTCTTCGTTGTCGCGATTCGAGGCTGCTCTTTCCTCATCTCCACCTCGACTACTCCAGAAAATGATACCCGCAGTAATAATGATAAGTACCAATACAACTCCGATGAGAGTATTTAAGATTTTATCCGTCTTTGTTTTTGTTGCTCGATTATTTAATCGACTAGGCATTACTTGTCACTCCTTTTTCATACGATTCAAATTGTAACACAGTGCTTCATTACAAATGTGACGAGCAATTCTCAAAGAAGTTTCAACTTATTATCATTCCACTAGAAACCAATTTAAAATTTGATACCGTTAACAAAATTTTGCACGATTTAAGCTAATTAAAATGAAAATCGCCACGGAATGATTCCATGACGATTTCTATAATTGATGCACCTCGTACTTTATGTGATAGAAATAATTTTTACATCCATTTCGCCACCAGGAGTAAGTACTTTTACTTGCTCTCCTACAGAACGGCCTAATAAGCTTTTTGCAATCGGTGAATCATTGGAGATTAGTCCCTCTAAAGGATCAGCTTCTGCAGAACCAACAATCGTGTAGGTTTCTTCGTCTCCATCTGGAATTTCAATAAAAGAAACCGTTTTACCTAAAGTAACTGTTCCATTATCTTGTTCGTTTTCTTCGATGATGACAGCATTTCGAATCATCGATTCTAATGTCGAAATTCGACCTTCGATAAATGCTTGGTCTTCTTTTGCAGAATCATACTCCGAGTTTTCGGATAGATCTCCAAAATCACGTGCTATTTTAATTCGTTCTACCACTTCTTTACGTTTAACTGTTTTGAGGAATTCAAGTTCATCTTCTAATTTTTTCTTTCCTACAACTGTCATAGGATATTGTTTTTCGTTCGACAAAGTCTTCCACTCCTTAAACTACTTTACCTTCACAGGAAATATTCTCTTTATTCAACCGAAGAGAACACACTATCTGTTTTAGATAAAACGATTATATACTATCTGCTAAAAATACTATGCCGCTAGTCGTGAAACTATGCGGCATAGATTACAGGTATTTTGGTAATCTTTCACAATCATATTACAAGATGTTATCAGATTCAAGAATTGTTTTAATTTTTGTAACCATTAAGTCAATGGCTACTTGATTTTGTCCACCTTCTGGGATAATAATATCTGCATATCGTTTTGTCGGTTCGATAAACTGGTTGTGCATTGGTCGTACAACCGTTAAATACTGCTCTACTACCGAATCGATCGATCTGCCACGTTCATTAATGTCGCGTAAAATTCGTCGAATGATTCGTAAATCCGCATCTGTATCAACAAATAGTTTAATATCCATTAATTCTCGTAGTTTTTCATCTTCTAATACCAGTATTCCTTCTAAAATAATGACATCTTGCGGTTCAATATGGATTGTCTTAGAAGATCTTGTATGTACTGCATAATCATACACTGGCTTTTCAATCGCTTGTCGTTCCAACAATTGATGTAGGTGCTCGATTAGTAATTCGTTATCAAAAGCAAGCGGATGATCATAATTTGTTTGAAGTCTTTCTTCAAATTCTAAATGACTTTGATCTTTGTAATAATAATCTTGTTCAATCACTACCACTGCTTTCTCTTTGTACACTTCGTATATTGCGTTCGTCACACTTGTTTTTCCAGAACCAGAACCCCCAGCAATTCCTATGACAACGGGTTTCTTTTTGTTCATGTTTGAAGCTCCTTCCTCATCATGTTCATGGGATAAACAGGATGATCGCATTTAAATTGAATTACTTGTAGCGGATGATTTGCCGATTCCACTACATTCCCCTTGTCATCGTAAATAGTATCAATGGTGATCTCGAAATTGTCAATTTCCGGACCGAAAAACTCTACTTTCTCCCCAGGGTTAAATTTGTTTCGTTGCTGGACCGTGACCATCTTTGTTTCGTGGTCATAGCTTTGTACAAATCCCACAAAATCAATGTCATTTTTCTTGGAATGAACACCGAACATTTGTTGCTCGTACCCAGGTTCATTTTCAAAAAAGGCACTAGCTGTTTCCCGATTCGCACATTTAGCCAATTCTTCGACCCACTCTGGTAAAATTTCAAAGCTTTCTGGATTGTCGAAATAGCCATCTATTACTTTTCGATAAACTGAAACAACGGTTGCAATATAATGAATCGATTTCATTCGACCTTCAATTTTAAGCGAATCGACACCTAAATCCATCATTTTTGGAATCGATTGCAAAAGATTTAAATCTTTCGGGCTCATGGCAAACGGAACAGCTTCACTAGTAACAGCAGGTTGCTCGCTATAAGCATCCGTTAAAGCATAATCCCATCTACAGGACTGACAACATCCGCCACGATTTGAATCTCGGGCAGTCATATGATTCGAAAGCGTGCAACGTCCACTATATGCGATGCACATCGCACCATGAATAAATGCTTCGATTTCGATCGGCACTTTCTCTTTCATGAGTCTAATTTCTTCAGCGCTTGTTTCTCGCGCCAAGACAACCCGATGTAAACCTTCTTGCTTCCAGTACTCTACTGCTTTATAGTTCGACAAAGATTGTTGTGTGCTCAAGTGAATCTCTAATTTAGGCGCTGCGATTTTACACGTTTCGATAATTAAAGGATCTGCAACAATGATACCCGTAATGCCAGCTCCTTGTATGGAAGCTAAATAAGTATCTAATCCGTCCATGTTTTCATTATGAGCGAAAATATTTGTTGTAACATATATTTTCGCCTCATAATTATTGGCAAATTCCACAGCTTCTTTCATCTCGTCAATTGTAAAGTTCCCTGCATTGGAACGTAGTCCGAATTCTTGACCTCCGATAAAAACCGCGTCTGCTCCATAGTGTATTGCGACCTTCAATTTTTCTAGATTTCCAGCAGGCGCAAGTAATTCTGGTTTTTTTCGCAACTTTTTCACCTCCTATTTGTTCGTTAATAAACGGTCTCTTTCCAAAGAAAACCAGTATCCATTTTTCGATGTCTAGGTTGGATTTCATTCAATTGGTCAGCCAGATTTTCTTTTATTTCCTCATAAGTCTCAGCTGATTGATAGTAGGCGTCTATCGCTTGACGGTATCGTTTCGTTACTTCCGTTACATATGCTTCTTCATGTAGAATCCCATCAATTTTAAACGCATCTACACCAGCCTCTAGCAATTCGCTTAACTCTTCCACTAAACAAATGTCACGCGGACTGAAAATATGGGTACCATTGGAATCCTCTAATATCGGGTAATATTGGTCGCGTTCTTTATCGTATAAACTCATCATTCCGGTGGAATGTTGAGGTTCTATTTTCATCGCTTGTTGCAAGTACATAAAATAGTTACCTATTAGGGCACGCTTCGACTGAAACATGCATGTCATGCCATGAACTTGCACTTCTAGTTCCACTGTTGCATGTTCTTTCATTTCCAAAATTTCATCTAAATTTAACTCTCGTGCAAGGACAGCTCGCTTCGCGCCTCTTTTTCCCCAATAGTTTGCGGTAAACCAATTTGTTGCAGTCGTTTCCGCATTCCACGTTAATTCAAATGGTTCGTCTAATTGACGATTTATTTGGATGACAGCAGGGTCTCCAAAAATTAAACGATCTATAGAGAAACTTTGAAGAGTTGTCATATATGCTTCTAACTCTTCAATATGTTCATTATGAAAAATAGCATTGACGGCAACGTATAATTTTTTTCCGCTCGTTCTCACAAGAGTCGATGCCTGTTTAATTTCTTCTATGGAAAACTCCCCAGGTAGTCGAAGTCCAAACCTGCTTTCTCCAACAACGATTGCATCAGCCCCAGCATCAAGTAAATGCTGTATATGGTCGTATGAATGCGCAGTGACAACTAATTCCGTCTTCACAAACGTTCCTTCTTTCTCGAAATAATAATCCCATCCCCTACAGGTAGAAAAGCAGAATCAAATTCCGGATGAGTCATGATAAAAGTTGTAAATTCTTTCAATTTTCGGATCATTGTTCGCTTTCTTTTTGGGACTTCTTCTAATGTAGAAGTAGTCAACCCATGCATTAGCATATTATCACAATAAATTACGCCACCTGGTGCTAGTAACGCGGAATATTTGTCAAAAAAAGCACGATATTGTCCTTTTGCAGCGTCGATAAAAATAGCATCATAAAAAGAATCCGAAAAAACAGTCGGATCAATATCTAAAGCATCTCCTACTATTACTTCAATATGGTCATTTTTTGATGCTCTTTCCACATAACGTTTTGCTACTTCCGCACGTTCTTCGTCTCGTTCAATTGTTGTAATTGTCACGTTTGGAATCTTTTCTGCCATTCGTAATGCAGAATAGCCGATCGCTGTTCCAATCTCTAAAATAGACGATGGTTGTTGAATTGCAAGAACCTGAAGCAAGGCTTCAATACCCACGAGACTCATAATTGGCACATGGTTATCTGATGCATACGCTTCCATTTCTTGAAGCAAATCACTTCTAGGTGGAATGAAATTTTCAATATAAGTGTCCACTTGTATCACTCTTTTCGCAAAAAGAAGAAGGAAGAGAAATCCTTCCTTCTTTCTTCATAAATTCATGTTAATCGATATATTTGCTCTTGTTTTCTAAATGCTCTTGATAGGTTGTTGCAAAATGATTTTTTCCTTCTGAATCAGCAAGGAAATAAACAAAATCTGTATCTGGTGCATTCAATACTGCTTCAATAGAAGAAACACCGGCATTTGCAATTGGTCCTGGTGGTAACCCAGTGTGTAAATACGTATTGTAAGGACTTTCTGTTTCTAAATCATCCAATAACACTCGGTCTTTATGTGATCCTAACGAATAAAGCACTGTCGGATCCGTTTGAAGTGGCATTGGAGGTTCTGCATTCATTCGATTATAAAATACACTTGCAATTGTTGCTCTGTCAGAGGCTTCTGTGGCTTCTTCTTCTAACAACGACGCAAATGTCAATAACCAATGAACGGATTGACCTTCTGCTAGCATTTCCGTATATGGGGTTACGGCTTTTTGCGTTGCCGTTAACATTTGTTCCACAATGGAACGTAATGTTGGATTTTCTTCATAAAAATCATACGTCGCGGGAAATAAATAGCCCTCTAAATTATAACGGATTGCCTCATTTGATACTTCTTCCGTAATAAGATTAGGATATTTAGCTTTCATTTCTTCAATAAACCCTTCATCCGTCACTAAATCCATGAATTCATCCGCCGAGTAATTCGTTTTAGAAGCAATGATATCCGCAATTTCTTCTAAGTTTACACCCTCACGTACGGTTAACTTGAAAACTGGCTCGCGATATACTTTTCCCGTTTTTAAACTTGTAATTAATTCATCAAATGTCATAGATTGAGTTAACGCGTAATCCCCTGCTTGGAAATCAGACTCATTATTAAACTTCGCATAATATTTAAATATTCTCGCGTCGCGAATAATGTTATTTTTCTCTAATAAAGCAGAAATCGAATCTAAATTCGATCCTATAGGCACATTAATTTCAATAATATCTTTTGCATTTTCATTAACCGGTTGTAAGCCTTCCTTCACATAATTATACCCAAAGTAAGCAGCTACACCGACTACTAAAAAGAGGACCAGCACAATAATAAATACAATTTTACGTACTATCTTTACTTCCTTTTTCTTTTCTTTCATACGCTCGAACATAATCTCTTTTTTTGATTCATTTTCCAATTGGGATTCCCCCTCTATCTTTTCCTATTATACAGTTGTCCACTCAAAAGCAAAAGTAAGAATACGAGGAAAAATGGATAAATGCGTCGTAAATGTACTTACTTTGAAATACTGTGTCATGAACTAGTAAATGATACGTAATTCAGACGTTCTTCTACCGAAAAAGTTTCGAGTCAAAGTTATATTGGAGCTAGCGGAAAATCAATCGTTTCATCTTGATGATCGATTCTACAAGGATAGCGTTTGATTCATTGTATAGACCGCTCTATTCCTGCGCATAATTTAAAAGTAGATTTCAAGTCTTTAGCTTTTTTCTATTATGGGAATTTGAAATGAAAAAACGACCAACAAGAATCGTTGGTCGTTTCGCTATGACAAGTATACCTTAGTTTTCTTCCTCTTCTTCTTCATCTAAGAACGTGTTTAACATTTCTTCAATCATTTCCCACTCTTCGTCTGTTTCAATTGGAAGAAGTTCTCCATCTGTTCCATCTTCGTTAGGCATGAACGCTGAAGCATGGATTTCAATTTCGCCATCTTCATCTTCATCTGCGCCTACCGGATAGTATAGTACGTAAGATTTTTCAAATTCTTCTGATTCAAATGTAAAAAGCACTTCACAAAGTTGTTCGTTTCCGTTTTCATCTACTACTGTAATATTTTCTTGTCCGTGTTCCATGTTTGCTCACCTCATATTAGATTTGCTATCTAAATAGCCTTGTAAAATCATCACTGCGGCCATCTTATCGATGACTTGTTTGCGTTTTTTTCGACTCACATCTGCACTAATTAGCATTTTTTCCGCTGCCGATGTTGTTAATCTCTCGTCCCAAAGTGTAACAGGGTGGTGAAAAGTCTCTTGTAAGAGCTCTGCATATCGTTCACTCGCTTCTGCTCTTGGTCCGATCGTGTTATTCATGTTCTTCGGATAACCGACGACAAATTCTGTTACTTGATGTTGGGAAACAAGTTCTTT
The Paenisporosarcina cavernae genome window above contains:
- a CDS encoding YrrS family protein; this translates as MPSRLNNRATKTKTDKILNTLIGVVLVLIIITAGIIFWSSRGGDEERAASNRDNEEAVSEDTVQEDEEDLEDAVEENDEPDITTEPVEPEESDDETPVNENSDDTSEETKTPPANGEFEPIGTSQTGEHVSSYDKNSVDWKEKVSALSYATGLAPNDMIVWYIGNGGSPQKSVGTVSSNDKEKKYKVYLEWVDQEGWLPTKVETLQTLDGSY
- the greA gene encoding transcription elongation factor GreA codes for the protein MSNEKQYPMTVVGKKKLEDELEFLKTVKRKEVVERIKIARDFGDLSENSEYDSAKEDQAFIEGRISTLESMIRNAVIIEENEQDNGTVTLGKTVSFIEIPDGDEETYTIVGSAEADPLEGLISNDSPIAKSLLGRSVGEQVKVLTPGGEMDVKIISIT
- the udk gene encoding uridine kinase, producing the protein MNKKKPVVIGIAGGSGSGKTSVTNAIYEVYKEKAVVVIEQDYYYKDQSHLEFEERLQTNYDHPLAFDNELLIEHLHQLLERQAIEKPVYDYAVHTRSSKTIHIEPQDVIILEGILVLEDEKLRELMDIKLFVDTDADLRIIRRILRDINERGRSIDSVVEQYLTVVRPMHNQFIEPTKRYADIIIPEGGQNQVAIDLMVTKIKTILESDNIL
- a CDS encoding peptidase U32 family protein yields the protein MRKKPELLAPAGNLEKLKVAIHYGADAVFIGGQEFGLRSNAGNFTIDEMKEAVEFANNYEAKIYVTTNIFAHNENMDGLDTYLASIQGAGITGIIVADPLIIETCKIAAPKLEIHLSTQQSLSNYKAVEYWKQEGLHRVVLARETSAEEIRLMKEKVPIEIEAFIHGAMCIAYSGRCTLSNHMTARDSNRGGCCQSCRWDYALTDAYSEQPAVTSEAVPFAMSPKDLNLLQSIPKMMDLGVDSLKIEGRMKSIHYIATVVSVYRKVIDGYFDNPESFEILPEWVEELAKCANRETASAFFENEPGYEQQMFGVHSKKNDIDFVGFVQSYDHETKMVTVQQRNKFNPGEKVEFFGPEIDNFEITIDTIYDDKGNVVESANHPLQVIQFKCDHPVYPMNMMRKELQT
- a CDS encoding peptidase U32 family protein, yielding MKTELVVTAHSYDHIQHLLDAGADAIVVGESRFGLRLPGEFSIEEIKQASTLVRTSGKKLYVAVNAIFHNEHIEELEAYMTTLQSFSIDRLIFGDPAVIQINRQLDEPFELTWNAETTATNWFTANYWGKRGAKRAVLARELNLDEILEMKEHATVELEVQVHGMTCMFQSKRALIGNYFMYLQQAMKIEPQHSTGMMSLYDKERDQYYPILEDSNGTHIFSPRDICLVEELSELLEAGVDAFKIDGILHEEAYVTEVTKRYRQAIDAYYQSAETYEEIKENLADQLNEIQPRHRKMDTGFLWKETVY
- a CDS encoding O-methyltransferase encodes the protein MDTYIENFIPPRSDLLQEMEAYASDNHVPIMSLVGIEALLQVLAIQQPSSILEIGTAIGYSALRMAEKIPNVTITTIERDEERAEVAKRYVERASKNDHIEVIVGDALDIDPTVFSDSFYDAIFIDAAKGQYRAFFDKYSALLAPGGVIYCDNMLMHGLTTSTLEEVPKRKRTMIRKLKEFTTFIMTHPEFDSAFLPVGDGIIISRKKERL
- the mltG gene encoding endolytic transglycosylase MltG — encoded protein: MENESKKEIMFERMKEKKKEVKIVRKIVFIIVLVLFLVVGVAAYFGYNYVKEGLQPVNENAKDIIEINVPIGSNLDSISALLEKNNIIRDARIFKYYAKFNNESDFQAGDYALTQSMTFDELITSLKTGKVYREPVFKLTVREGVNLEEIADIIASKTNYSADEFMDLVTDEGFIEEMKAKYPNLITEEVSNEAIRYNLEGYLFPATYDFYEENPTLRSIVEQMLTATQKAVTPYTEMLAEGQSVHWLLTFASLLEEEATEASDRATIASVFYNRMNAEPPMPLQTDPTVLYSLGSHKDRVLLDDLETESPYNTYLHTGLPPGPIANAGVSSIEAVLNAPDTDFVYFLADSEGKNHFATTYQEHLENKSKYID
- a CDS encoding DUF1292 domain-containing protein produces the protein MEHGQENITVVDENGNEQLCEVLFTFESEEFEKSYVLYYPVGADEDEDGEIEIHASAFMPNEDGTDGELLPIETDEEWEMIEEMLNTFLDEEEEEEN
- the ruvX gene encoding Holliday junction resolvase RuvX; translated protein: MRIMGMDVGTKTVGIAISDALGWTAQGIETIKIDEANGQFGMERVKELVSQHQVTEFVVGYPKNMNNTIGPRAEASERYAELLQETFHHPVTLWDERLTTSAAEKMLISADVSRKKRKQVIDKMAAVMILQGYLDSKSNMR